The Pelodiscus sinensis isolate JC-2024 chromosome 27, ASM4963464v1, whole genome shotgun sequence DNA segment CCTTTTTGGAATACAGATGATGTATACTTCAATAGAGTTGAAACCCTCTAGATGATGTTTTTCCTTATCTATCCTGATCCAGATAAGCATGTTCCCAATTTTAAACATGTGAGTAGTCCTGGTTAAATGAACTATTCATGTTCTGATTAGGTACACTTTGCTTAACTGGGGTCAAGGTGAACAAATGTTTCAGGTAAAAGTAGTGGTGTGTTTTCTATTATTGTTATATTTTCTGCTTTACAACACATCTCAAATGACAACACTCTATACAAGAAGTATTACATTAGAGGCCATCTAAACTGGTAAATATGGTATTCTTATTTACCAGGAGAGGTGACACTAAAATAATTCTGttttatgcagcattttaaaagaTCAGCCTCTGGCATCCACAACAGTGTTCATTGCTCTCTAGagcacaaacatttttttttctcttgtgttTGTACAGAAACTCGTACAATGGGGCTCTAATCCTTAAAGGGAATTTATAGGATCTATAATAATATAAATAGTCATGATGGCATTTCCCTTCATATATGTAACATGGTTCTCTTTTTAATTTGTTTGGGATATTCTTCTATGGCTCCTATGGTGTTTTCTCCAAAGATTCCGTTCACATAATGCAAATAATTAAGATTATACTAAAGGTAGACAAAAAAATACTCTTGCTTCTGAAGATGCTCTATATGTATTCAAGTCAGCTAAAACATAAGCATCTTAGAGCACTTGTAAAAGTGTGCTTCCTTGActttccattaaaataaaaacaattcttTAACCAGCCAATTGAGGAAGATTGTTCATGAATTGCCATAAAGTATAATATAACCATGTAAGGCTCAGGTGTAGTGGTATCTGAGACATTTACTAATGTATGGATAAATGCTAAGCTGTATAACTTTCAGTTAATGCAATTATTAAGGTTATTGATTTAAGTGATGTGTAGAAAAATGACAACAAAATTTAAAAGGTATATACTGTAGAACCCTTAATATAGCCAACTTCCTGGAGGAATTTCAAAATCAGAATAAATATATATTCAACGTGTGCTGTTTTCTTGAATTTTACAATAGTATTTACCAGTTTGAGAGCATTTCTCACCCCCATTGAGCCTGATCCAAAATTCATTTTGCCTAATCTTGGTTCTGATCCTGTGATATGCTGGCAAATTTGCAGGACTGAGCCTTTTATCATCAAACATTTCATAGAGGGATACAACTAAATGCAATAAAGCAAAAATTGCATTCTCACTGTCTCAGAAAGATGTAGTTGTTTAGTCAATATACTTTGCAAATTGCACCAATAATTCCTTTGATTATGTAACCAAGAGTTTCCCTGTCTTAACGTAAAACCTTCCACAAAGAAACTTGGTAAATTTAAAACTTTGTGTTTGTAAAGGCTCtaaaactgtttttaaagttgTGTTCAGACACTTGGCAAGGGATCAGATGTTTTTGTAACAGAATCCTCTTGGGCCATGTGGCTCTGAGGAGTAACAATCTTGACAAGTTGTGCTGTTGTCTCTATTGGTCATAACATTTCACATTCttgccagggagggggagagcgcaTGAGTGCATATATCTGAAGCATGCAAAACAGCATATGAGGCATCTCATTCTTTCAACCACCTGCTAGGACACTgctagaaacaaaaaaacaaaaaacaaaaacttttcaCCCATGCAAACTTTCACCACAATCCTTAAAGTTTCTTATCACTCTTTTACaaatctgatttaaaaatatttcaggcCACTCTTTCAATGACTAGTCTCTTGTCTCTTACATAACCTCTGGGTACAGTCCTGACCTTTAAACATTCTACTCACCTAGGAgtgactattttaaaaatatatttcaatgTTATTCAATGGAATTCACCCTGCAGAACAGAAAAAAGACTTTAAGAGGCCAGTACTGTCAACATTTCTGATGGCAAGGATACTTTATTTTGGCTCAGCATCTTCATTTTTGGACAGATGGGAAAAGAAATAGTTAGCAAAAGTGTACATTAAAGTTAAGTCAAAACAAAGTTTTCAATAGCCCTGAGCAAAGTACTTCATATTATGGGCCAGTTCTGCTTTCTTGTGCACACttgtaactcccattgatttctgtgggaCTAGCAAGTGCATGTCCCTCTGCAGAAGTTGATCCTAGCTCTACATGCAACTGATAATGTGTCCCAAAATACTTGCacgctcctttgaaaatcccagcttcaGAAATTTAGGCACTCTACTACTTGGAACCCTATATGCCTCCAAAATGGATAAAGGGAAAAGCATTGTGTAGGGAAGCCAAATTATTCAAATATAAATGCAATTGACAAGCATGcttgctttttaaattaaaacacttGTGTTTTTGACAGTAAATGTGTAAAATTTAATCCAAATTTAAGTTTACTTGGGGATTAACTGAAAGCATAGATAATTTTATCGCACAGAATACAATTTTAAACCTCCTTTTTCTTGAAGTTTTGTGCCAAAGCATTTGCTAACTGAAACTGTTCTGATAAAAAATGGTTTGATTCCTTTTTAAACAATGCTATTAAACACAACTCTTAAAATGTGTAATCTCACTGACCAGAACAGATGTGTTGACCTACCAAGTGATGCAATATGCACCACACTGCATGCAAAATAACTTGATAAAACAATTAGCCCTTGAAATGTTTATGTTTTGATTCTTTTTTATACAAGATTTAGTATTTAATAAAAAGTAAATCCGTTAAAAATCTCTTCATTTCACCCACTTTACACAATTCTAGCAAGTAATTAAAATACAAAGTATGTACTCTGGGAATACATAATTTTCTATTAACTGACCAATTTTGGTAGCACAGTGCATAGAGGTATACTGCCATTTGATTCAGATGTTAAATTAGCCCTTAGCTTGCTTGCCACTCCAACTACTGGAGGCAACTTGGAACCTATTCCTGGGAAAGAGCTTGTGTAGTTCGAAATCCGTTTACCCACGCTTTTATCAGTACTAGGTGGTTTGGGAATTCGTTTACAAATCCACGGGTGCCTTAAAGCTTGACTTGGAGTCATGCGTACAGAAGGATCCCATTTAAGACATTCTTTTAAGAATTCTATAAACAAGGGATCATCACAGCCTTTCAATGCTGTCACCCAGTCTTTATTGCCTGGAGCACCACGCATTTTACCCCTGCGCGATCTACTACCATTGAGGATCACTTTCCCATCTGTATGTGTGGTTGCAGTGCAGTAGCGAGGATGACCCTTGGAGTTGATGAAGTTCTTGGCTCGCTTGGATTGATCCAACAGCTTCTGAGGTGGCATTCCAAGAAGCTCCATCATACAAGCCAGTTGGTCTCCTTCATCCTCACCGGGAAAAAGAGGATATCCAGTCAATAGTTCCACCAGAATACAACCAAAACTCCACATGTCTATGGGCATCCCATAGCGACTTCCAAGAATGACCTCAGGGGCCCTATAAAATCGAGACTGAATATATGTGTAGACTCTTTGGTGCTCAAAGCAGCTGGACCCAAAATCAATAACTTTGATGCCACTCCGCCCTTGCTGTTTTAGAAGTATATTTTCTGGCTTCAGGTCACAGTGTatgattttgtttttataaagagCCTCCAGACATAGTAATATAGAGTGGGCAAACTTGCGTACCagctgcacactgaacccctgaAACTTATTTCTTTTGATCAGCTCATACAGGTTCATGCTCAGAAGCTCAAAGGTCATACATATGTGGTTCCGAAAGGTAAAACTTTCTAGCATGTGAATAACATTCATGCTGCCAGTTTTATCTTGTTTCTTGAGATGCTCCAGAATCCGAATTTCTTCTGCTGCTTGACGGTGGAACCTTTTTTCATTACGAACCATCTTTAAGGCCAAATGCTGGTGGAGTTTATGATCATAAACTTTAGCTACTTGTCCAAAACTGCCCTTTCCAATGATTTTAAGTACTTCATATCGGTAAGCAAGATGGTCATGAGGCACATGAATGTATCCACCTTGGTCATCATCATATCCTCCATTGTTGGGCCCACCGACGACTCCTTGCTTCTTTTTTGCATGTGGACCCACAAAgtaaatttcagaaaagtttaATATTTCTTGCTGTTCATAAGCAGACAACTGATGTTTATATTGCTTCACTGCTTGCTCTGGAGCCTGAGAGATAGGTTTGTGCACTTTTGATGAACTTCCACAAGATTTGGCCGTGCTCAAGCTGTCTGCGCTTTTATCTTTTGGCAAGGAaggaagagatctttcagaactACTTATTCCTGCAGACTGAAGAGTACTGCTTCTCTTATTGCCAGAGTCCTCAAATAGTTGCTCAACTTTGACCTGACTTCCAGTCAGAGGATGATCTTTCATAGTGAGTGTGTTGCTAGTAACCTATAGGGATTAAAAAAGCCAATcttaaatgctttaaaaaaaaaaacaatggaatAACATGAAAATATCACAAACCAAAATCTGTACTAGgttaatatttattttcacagtgtagatttattttaaatgtactgcATAATTCACATCGTTATCAGTTCTGAGTTACATGCACTGCCATACACGTGACTGTACATTAAATacaataaacttttaaaaacGGAGGATGTATAAATACACCCTATCTTCTAGTTCAGAAAAGGCAAACTTTAAGCAGACTTGCACCAAAGGGCACAAATACTTATCCCCACTAGCATGCATCTAGTCAGCAGAAGGGCAGGTGGTGGAGACCAATATTGCTATGTTTAGCCTTGGAGGTGGATGCTGCAAACATGACCCACTGACAGATTCAGCTTGCACCTGTTTGAGATACGCAGCCTAGTATGAATGTGTACAGAGGGGAGAAGACTGCACACTTGTCCATGTAATAGAGGGGAAACAAGGGATGTAGAGTATGACGTATAGGGTTGAGGAATCCATGATGGACGAGGTAAAAGTTGGGAAAGAAAGGGACAAGAGCAAGCAAGAGGAAGATGACAAAACAAGATACAATGGGCCGTGTTCTACTCTCAAACATACATCCACAACTCCCATGGACTTTAAAAGAAATCACGCAAATATTTCAGATAGCAAAACTGATACTAGCTTTCatcacatttattttcttttgtttctcccCTTCCAGTGTTCTAAGACACAACAGTTCCCCACTCATTGCTCTAAACTAATTTGGGCATAAATATTTTCATCTACCAGGAGATGTTAACTTGTTGCAGACAAAACCataaaaatagcagaaaaacATTGTGAAATATATTTAAGGCTTGTCGTTTTCATACAGTTCAACTTAGCAAATGCTGAGCTCCCTGAAATTGTCACTTCCTTTAAAAGGCAATACACTCATTCACGAACATTCTTCCTTTCATTTCCCTAGCATTCTACACTTCAAGAAGGCACGAGATACTATTCTATGCAACACGGAGAACGTCAGGACTAGTGCAGCAACATCTGTTTTCCATTCTGGCCTTTAATCTCAATAAAGATGTGAGACGTGCCAAGCCCAGTCCCTGAAACTAAAATAGCAGCTTAGCAATCAagcaaaaatataaataaaccTGTAGATCCAGAGCAATAAAATCTGATAACTTTTTAGTTATACACAATCCACCATCTCAACACAGTCAGTAAATAAGAGCAATGATAATGTTTGCCAAAAACAGCTACACAAATATTCTTCCTTTCTCATCCTGGTTGAATCAATTTGCTGGCTCTGCACTGAATTATTAGGGTGCACTTCATGACACGAGCCCAGAAAATGCAGACTTCCTCTAGGAGCCTGTCTCAGCTCAATAACGATTAGGCTTTTAGAATAGGCATTTCACACAGTGCTGTCTGTCCAGAAAGGTGAACAATACATTGTAAGAGACACACCTAACCAGGAACTCACTGAAAACATAGTATAAATACTTTCTTCTTTCAGCCTATGGCTGAACTGCAGAGCTAAGGGTAATGTAAGATTTTGAATGCAAGGCAAATAGAATAAAGGACAAATAGATCAAAATAGTAAATTTACAAATGAACTGAAAACCCCAACATGAAACAAGGTTCAGTTTTTGTCGTAGAGTTTTGTTGGTGTTTTTTAAAGATGTCTATAAAACTGCTCTCCTGCTTCCACTGCAGAAATCTTGAGCGTgactatgttttttttttactataactGCAGTCAGATTTTGATTAAGCACATAGCCCTACCCCTTGAAAACTCTACTTGTACTACAAGAAATGATATTCTTTGTACAAGAATTCTGTTATTTAAATGAACTCACTATGCAGAGCAGGAAGGAGTTTAAAGGGGTGGAGCTGTATGTACAAGAGTGATCATCACTAAATTTCATCTTCCACTGTACAATGCCTATTTATCTAGCTTCATGATGTTTCTGTGAAGTTCCTGTCTTCTTTAGTATAGAAATAATTTTGTGTCATTTGAAATTTTTGCCACTTCTCTCTTTT contains these protein-coding regions:
- the DYRK3 gene encoding dual specificity tyrosine-phosphorylation-regulated kinase 3 isoform X3: MKDHPLTGSQVKVEQLFEDSGNKRSSTLQSAGISSSERSLPSLPKDKSADSLSTAKSCGSSSKVHKPISQAPEQAVKQYKHQLSAYEQQEILNFSEIYFVGPHAKKKQGVVGGPNNGGYDDDQGGYIHVPHDHLAYRYEVLKIIGKGSFGQVAKVYDHKLHQHLALKMVRNEKRFHRQAAEEIRILEHLKKQDKTGSMNVIHMLESFTFRNHICMTFELLSMNLYELIKRNKFQGFSVQLVRKFAHSILLCLEALYKNKIIHCDLKPENILLKQQGRSGIKVIDFGSSCFEHQRVYTYIQSRFYRAPEVILGSRYGMPIDMWSFGCILVELLTGYPLFPGEDEGDQLACMMELLGMPPQKLLDQSKRAKNFINSKGHPRYCTATTHTDGKVILNGSRSRRGKMRGAPGNKDWVTALKGCDDPLFIEFLKECLKWDPSVRMTPSQALRHPWICKRIPKPPSTDKSVGKRISNYTSSFPGIGSKLPPVVGVASKLRANLTSESNGSIPLCTVLPKLVS
- the DYRK3 gene encoding dual specificity tyrosine-phosphorylation-regulated kinase 3 isoform X2 produces the protein MLLSRKPEGPLTAARFGDGLYDSYMRIDQIRYPDPTNEEHSPSGLPSLGKTNVTSNTLTMKDHPLTGSQVKVEQLFEDSGNKRSSTLQSAGISSSERSLPSLPKDKSADSLSTAKSCGSSSKVHKPISQAPEQAVKQYKHQLSAYEQQEILNFSEIYFVGPHAKKKQGVVGGPNNGGYDDDQGGYIHVPHDHLAYRYEVLKIIGKGSFGQVAKVYDHKLHQHLALKMVRNEKRFHRQAAEEIRILEHLKKQDKTGSMNVIHMLESFTFRNHICMTFELLSMNLYELIKRNKFQGFSVQLVRKFAHSILLCLEALYKNKIIHCDLKPENILLKQQGRSGIKVIDFGSSCFEHQRVYTYIQSRFYRAPEVILGSRYGMPIDMWSFGCILVELLTGYPLFPGEDEGDQLACMMELLGMPPQKLLDQSKRAKNFINSKGHPRYCTATTHTDGKVILNGSRSRRGKMRGAPGNKDWVTALKGCDDPLFIEFLKECLKWDPSVRMTPSQALRHPWICKRIPKPPSTDKSVGKRISNYTSSFPGIGSKLPPVVGVASKLRANLTSESNGSIPLCTVLPKLVS
- the DYRK3 gene encoding dual specificity tyrosine-phosphorylation-regulated kinase 3 isoform X1, encoding MTQNRPVFIRTWADSAQARFGDGLYDSYMRIDQIRYPDPTNEEHSPSGLPSLGKTNVTSNTLTMKDHPLTGSQVKVEQLFEDSGNKRSSTLQSAGISSSERSLPSLPKDKSADSLSTAKSCGSSSKVHKPISQAPEQAVKQYKHQLSAYEQQEILNFSEIYFVGPHAKKKQGVVGGPNNGGYDDDQGGYIHVPHDHLAYRYEVLKIIGKGSFGQVAKVYDHKLHQHLALKMVRNEKRFHRQAAEEIRILEHLKKQDKTGSMNVIHMLESFTFRNHICMTFELLSMNLYELIKRNKFQGFSVQLVRKFAHSILLCLEALYKNKIIHCDLKPENILLKQQGRSGIKVIDFGSSCFEHQRVYTYIQSRFYRAPEVILGSRYGMPIDMWSFGCILVELLTGYPLFPGEDEGDQLACMMELLGMPPQKLLDQSKRAKNFINSKGHPRYCTATTHTDGKVILNGSRSRRGKMRGAPGNKDWVTALKGCDDPLFIEFLKECLKWDPSVRMTPSQALRHPWICKRIPKPPSTDKSVGKRISNYTSSFPGIGSKLPPVVGVASKLRANLTSESNGSIPLCTVLPKLVS